A portion of the Rhodopseudomonas sp. BAL398 genome contains these proteins:
- a CDS encoding MaoC family dehydratase: MMTLSFEDFPPGHFGSFGPRRVTREEIIAFASEFDPQPMHLDDEAANASMLKGLSGSGWHLCSIMMRMMCDGYLLRTASLGSPGVDEMRWLAPFRPGDDLTLDVEVAQARVSQSRPETGIVTFKCSVRNGAGQKLCEMVSPIIIRRRAAVAAN, encoded by the coding sequence ATCATGACCCTCAGCTTCGAAGACTTCCCTCCCGGCCATTTCGGCAGCTTTGGACCTCGCCGCGTGACGCGCGAGGAGATCATCGCCTTTGCCAGCGAATTCGATCCGCAGCCGATGCATCTCGACGACGAGGCCGCCAATGCCTCGATGTTGAAGGGGCTGTCGGGGTCGGGCTGGCACTTGTGCTCGATCATGATGCGGATGATGTGCGACGGCTATCTGCTGCGCACCGCGTCGCTGGGCTCGCCGGGCGTCGACGAGATGCGCTGGCTGGCGCCGTTCCGTCCGGGCGACGATCTCACCCTCGATGTCGAGGTGGCGCAGGCGCGGGTGTCGCAAAGCCGGCCCGAAACCGGCATCGTCACCTTCAAATGCAGCGTCCGCAACGGCGCCGGCCAGAAATTGTGCGAGATGGTGTCGCCGATCATCATCCGGCGCCGCGCCGCGGTCGCGGCGAATTAG
- a CDS encoding DUF4282 domain-containing protein: MFEFRDLFQWDRFITPTIIKTFYWLVIALMVLFGISGIFSGLAAMAVSPFSGFILVLSSIASVIVGIVFSRIVAEFILIVFRINEHLGAIRDEGQLR; the protein is encoded by the coding sequence ATGTTCGAATTTCGCGACCTTTTTCAATGGGACCGGTTCATCACCCCGACGATCATCAAGACCTTCTACTGGCTGGTGATCGCCCTGATGGTGCTGTTCGGAATCTCGGGGATTTTCTCGGGCCTGGCCGCGATGGCGGTGAGCCCGTTCAGCGGCTTCATCCTGGTGCTGTCCAGCATCGCCAGCGTTATCGTCGGCATCGTGTTCTCGCGCATCGTCGCGGAGTTCATCCTGATCGTGTTCCGCATCAACGAACATCTCGGCG
- a CDS encoding MaoC family dehydratase → MRFFEDIVIGQCRDLGSFTFTAELIKEFAAKFDPQPFHLDEEAGRNSLFGGLAASGWHVGSVCMKLLVADHQRQAAEEAARGEPVAVGGPSPGFRELRWIKPVLAGDIVSFSSVIESLRTSDSRPEWGILQARNTGTNQRGEVVFSFLATAFVPRRSGVT, encoded by the coding sequence ATGCGTTTCTTCGAAGACATCGTGATCGGCCAGTGCCGCGATCTGGGGTCGTTCACTTTCACGGCCGAGCTGATCAAGGAATTCGCCGCAAAATTCGATCCGCAGCCGTTTCATCTCGACGAGGAGGCCGGCCGCAACTCGCTGTTCGGCGGCTTGGCGGCCTCGGGCTGGCATGTCGGCTCGGTCTGCATGAAGCTGCTGGTGGCCGACCATCAGCGACAGGCAGCCGAGGAGGCCGCGCGCGGCGAGCCGGTCGCGGTCGGCGGGCCGTCGCCGGGGTTTCGCGAGCTGCGCTGGATCAAGCCGGTGCTGGCCGGCGACATTGTGAGCTTTTCCAGCGTGATCGAATCGCTGCGAACCTCGGATTCGCGTCCCGAATGGGGCATCCTGCAGGCTCGGAACACTGGCACCAATCAGCGCGGCGAGGTGGTGTTCTCGTTCCTGGCGACGGCTTTCGTGCCGCGCCGGTCCGGGGTCACCTAA